One segment of Candidatus Nanopelagicales bacterium DNA contains the following:
- a CDS encoding cysteine hydrolase, which translates to MAIDVGPYLDPATTAVLVVETQARLVDPVNPRIPGLAKSAIEMDLVGHIAKVNVAARAVGAQIIFINNSWRNDGLGRPTNDLIRGRESGGEWSGGLGPVAPGLDPQEKDIIIQRELGLTSFASSPLDNYLRNLGIKSVVIMGMSANLAVLGTTIEATNAGYKCAVISDCIAGDPPEYVPYLLKYTIRNIALVTTSDVVIDHWASLK; encoded by the coding sequence ATGGCAATTGATGTAGGTCCATATTTGGATCCGGCTACCACTGCGGTACTAGTTGTGGAAACGCAGGCTCGTCTCGTCGATCCTGTAAACCCTCGGATTCCAGGCCTTGCCAAGAGTGCTATCGAAATGGATCTTGTTGGTCACATTGCCAAGGTAAATGTCGCTGCCCGTGCCGTGGGTGCGCAAATTATTTTCATCAACAATAGTTGGCGTAATGATGGGCTTGGTCGTCCTACGAACGATCTCATTCGCGGTCGCGAATCAGGCGGCGAATGGAGCGGTGGCTTAGGTCCAGTTGCGCCAGGGCTTGACCCACAAGAAAAAGACATCATCATCCAGCGCGAACTAGGGCTGACCTCGTTTGCTTCTTCGCCGTTGGATAACTACTTAAGAAACCTAGGTATCAAGTCAGTAGTCATCATGGGGATGTCTGCGAATCTTGCTGTGTTAGGTACCACGATTGAAGCCACAAACGCGGGCTATAAGTGCGCAGTGATTAGTGACTGCATTGCAGGTGATCCACCCGAGTATGTGCCTTATCTTCTGAAGTACACGATTCGCAATATTGCGTTAGTGACCACATCGGATGTTGTGATTGATCACTGGGCGTCGCTGAAGTAA